A segment of the Carya illinoinensis cultivar Pawnee chromosome 1, C.illinoinensisPawnee_v1, whole genome shotgun sequence genome:
TCGCAGCTCTCACAGCTCATCTCGGTATTGGGGGCAAATCGCCTATAAGTttcaggttctctctctctctctctctctctctctctctctctctctctctctctctctctctctctctctctctctgtgacgcccctaaattccgtttgggatcggacagacatttgaagcgtcgagacatgcaacacaaggttatctgcccccgttcatgacatataagatgcaatgttcctaacatgcatctaacattatgcaatattcgcagtggataatttttttctttagcaatactatgcaccaaattgaaaatatcccaaatgcttaaaacatacttcatacataaagacctattgagtagatcacaacactagtctaaaatggttatgatccaaaaaatactaaagatgcaactccattgtacaagtagtaatttacgttaactactatattaacattgacgtcgcaccgtcgcttagtcaactgtgtctagttgatcagctcctgattctccttcaggtcctgtaacaagatctaccattcggggggaatggtagttgggactaccaaagtgagatttgattacaaatctcagtaagttaacaaaaaacttccacacaagctaatgatgtatgcatgacagtaaaagcataaatgcataatcaaattcataagtaattaaagcataacttggcgtataacatagcataattgacataacttaaattgaaacatgaactgaacttgacttgacatgaacttgatctgaaacttgacttaacatgaaaaatacatactccacagttgttgtggccccatgtattctacgtgtaaatacatactccacagttgttgtggccccatgtattctacacaaacttgacttaacatgaaaaatacatactccacagttgttgtggccccatgtattctacgtgtaaatacatactccacagttgttgtggccccatatattctacacaaacttgacttaacatgaaaaatacatattccacagttgttgtggtctcatgtattctacgtgtaaatacatactccacagttgttgtggccccatgtattctacggaaacttattttttaactgcttaaatacatactccacagttgttgtggccccatgtattctacgtgtcacaattgctgtgtctcacgtagtgtatgcgctataattgctgtgaccccatacataagtaatcaagatgaaacgtgactggaatacgaaaggactgaagccctgacgtaacataacatgacttgaatataacttgaaatacatgaccaacttgagataaaaacatttcgtaacatggcataacatataatagacaacatatttaacatgacatacttgcaacagtgaatattacatgacttgacatacatgtaatatatggcatacttagcatgacgtacttgtaaggtacagtaatacatgacagaatatattatgtaacagataaaaattgatgaaagaataaattctgtataatagacaattacgtgataacttggcatggcatgacatatatgataacatacatacatacactgtagttcctttacttagcacacatacacagtagactgctagtaagttaaaagctaacttacctcgatctccgcgtttcttataaaactttaagtgcgaccacgaggaactgtaattagtgattctaaaaattagaactaaatcactaaatatttgaaatatggaaaatactaatttaaagagtaaaattttcattttactctctacatatgggaaaatgaccgttttacccacaacttaaggattttgcatactaactccaaaagtttctaaaatttacattcctaatttaaattttgtcctaaatttaaatattaactcagaaaaatttaaaacaaaacacaactatgaagaacacactatggccgaaacatctataggccatttccctttatttttgttgcaattccttccaacttcaaaactcatgcttaaaccaaaattttacaacaaacatcttccaatcctaagttcaaaaccatacttaaaacatccatttagaaaaagctaataatcaacaccaaacttttttgtaaaaagatccaagcacttgaatcacaagttttgaccttaaatcaaaacatctccaagaatttcaaaaatcaaatcttacttctaacatattcataatatcatcctaatatcaaccatgctttaaatcatcaaactaaagtcaccaaaatcacaaaataacatttggagtttttggttttacacttagtccaaaaacagaaacttttttctcaactagttttgataaatatcttgatctatgacttatatatatatgatcttcaaaccaaaccatcatatggtttaaaaagatgtcctaaaatatatataagcttctaattcaagatcacatggttagaaattaaccaaaacataaatttatccaagaatatccacactttggcttatttgaatatctctttgcataaaatttcatatctttgaaactaacatcaaatatcttcaaaataataatataacatgtatataagatacttaggatcctccaataaaattattaaagtcattagaataggtttagaccaccaaagagttaaactttctcaaaacagaaactgtttttcttcttccagtttctaagtttctaaatctaagaaaatctttcatcaaaacctttaatcatgaaaaaatcctcaaccaatagtcacatatacatgttaacaatactccataaaaatttcggaccaatatctatccattagcttggtcaaaaactccaaactataacatattctccagtttatttttcagaatgacctttctatagtttacacaatatttgactgaccaaatgatcttcaaatgaggcaaataagatatccatgtaaactagactcaaaaaggaacaacttatatgaaggagactttatgataaaacacttacaaaagcttcgaaatgggtgtgcaaaagacctcctaaaagctgtccgagagagagtgtttgatattctttcaatggaaagtgtaaatgaagataatttcgtggggagaggtggctggagatacttatggatgagatatggaagatatgaggctggagttgagagttgagtgtagttttctcctacccaaaatatctataaacgattatctcataatattctatccaatagtatctacaaaaaatcaacttaagatatttttatctaataatatctataaaaatcaactcaaaatatttttacccaataatattcatgaaaattacctcaagatatttctttttatccaataatatctacagttttgaacagaagTTTTGTccgaaaaatatgaaaaaaaatgttattgcgccataagactttaaataaccctccgagtctaatggcacaaaccataatacattttgacatttctaactatctccaataatcaaaaacacacttctaataccatagtaaataataacactaactatgtagttagacaaaaacctatacgattaatggattcataaaaacttatggggttttcacgaggttcttaaaattaatagaaatttcacaattgaatttctagcgggctgttgcACTCTCTCTGTGCGTTACTTTGTGATTCTGTTGGCTTTCTTTCATGCCTTAACTCGAGGAAAAGGGGAGGATCCATTTGATAACATGGACCTATATGAGCATCACATGCATTTGTGATTCTGTTGGAATTTGTTGGCCGATAATAAATCCTATACGAAGGAAATTCTCTTTCAGAATTGGATTTGCATTTGGACTTGTTTGAttatttagtttatatatatatcatgtcttGGCTGTGTGGTAGAGGAAAATGTTACTCATATGCCCCTTTGTTATGAATAAAATGCATAGATTTTTATTCACTAAACATGGCGCTGATTTGCTGTGATGATGTATTGAGATggaggtttcattgattgataGCACATATTGGTGGAACCTCTTCATTTTGGATATTGTGGACCTTGATGAGTAAGCCTTTTAATTACACTTTTGGGGGATTAATCTTGTAGTTcttgttatgtttttatttttagttcttggtttcttttgtggTTATTGGTTTCATGAATTTGATTCGGCATCATCAGTAGTTCTTGgtatcttttgttttaattgGAAGGAAGATTGTGGAAAGAGTTCTTGGTTTCATATTCTGGACCAGCTTTTGATAAATTCCAAAGGTTGAAATTTCGGTTGCTTTTCCTTATAGTTTAATGTTCTGTTTTTAttgtagttcttggtttcttttgtacTTCTATAATTTCAtgcatttataaaaagaaaattttgtagttcttggtttcttttgttttagttatACATGTTTGTGGAAACAGTTCATTTTGGATAATGTGGAGCTTTGTCATTTAGGATCTTAATTACACTTTTTGAGTACCTTTTCCTTGTAGTTTAAACCGAGTTTTTAttgtagttcttggtttcttttgtagttcttggtttcatGAATCTGCTTTGGTTTATTTTGTAGttattggtttcttttgttttaattacaCGTGTTTGTGGAAAGAGTTCATGAAACCATATGCTGCACCTTTGTAATTAAGGATCAAAGGTCAATTGTTTGTTGCTTTTCCTTGTAGTTCTAGGTTCTGTTTTTATTGTAGTTATTGGTTTCTTTCAACTGTTCTATAATTTAAtgaatttgttttggtttcttttgtagttcttggttttttttgttttaattatacatGCTTGTGGGACCTCTTCATGTAAATCTCTTCTTTACTCAAGGATTTGCTGCTTGTCAAATGAAATGGTTATACtttgtagttcttggtttcCTAAGTAGTTATTGGTTTCCCTTGTTTTAATTATACATGTTTGTGGAACCGGATGAGGATTatatgaattctttactaaaaGGACCTTGCTGCTTGTCAAATGAAATGGTTATACTTTTTAAATTCAATGTGCATGTGTAAAGCAGTTTACTTGGAtgtaaaaattctcatttcacaGCTTAGCTCTTTTTTTCGTAGTCATCTCTGTTTTGTTGctttgccatatatatatatatatatatatatatatctatatatactgTCAAATTTGCCTTAACTTGATATGCCCCTTTccagacttggaaaagatttaATTTTCAGCTTTAGGAGGTGGACATAAATGTAGTTATATAAATGTATGAGCATCGCTTTTTCCATAGTAGGTCTTTTTAAATCCTTTTAAACTGCTTGATGACACACTTGAGAATGCACGCTCGACATCTTTTCTTGcggattcttgtgctttcacaaaatttttcttcttattccctcgtggtgatggaatcgtcttcacaaaagttcgccacttgggataaataccaTCCGCAAGGTAATACCCCATAGTGTAGTCGTTGCCATTGATAGTGTAATTGACAGCAGGAGCAGGCCCTTGAGCAAGTtccgtaaaaataaaagatctttcTAGTACATTAATGTCGTTATGTGAACCGGGCATACCgaaaaatgcatgccatatccaaagatcatatgaagcaactgcttctaaaataatagttggttcatggatgtggccagagtacatacctttccagGCTGCTGgacaatttttccacttccaatgcatgcaatcaatgcttccGAGCATTCCTGGGAATCCTCGTTGTTCACCAACCAACAGCAATCGGGCTATATCATTAGCATTTGAAGACCGCaaatattcatctgaaaaaacatttactattgtctcagagaatctttttaggctctccattgcggtgctttcaccgatacgtatgtattcatccataaaatctccagtaaccccatacgccagcattctaagtgctgcggttattttttgcatagaagataaaccgagtcttccggcattatctcttctctggacGAAATATGGCTCGtaagactctacctcatttagaatacgaagaaataggggacggctcatccgaaatctccttcgaaatagattcgagggatatactgGATTTTCTGCGAAATAATCACGAAATAAGCGCTCGTGCCCCTGGGCATGATCACGCTGAATAAACTTACGTGGGTGCCTATTGTCACGCTGCCTCGATGACTGTCCATTGACCTCATCAGTATGaacatcgctatcatcttcagagAATACGTATGTCAATAATTTGCAAAAGAAGGTACGAGCCATTTGATGAAGGGAGTGGGAGATGAAAGGATAGAATAGAATCTCTGctctataaatgaaatgagacttgagtttgtgagaatgtgaatgttagcaatatgctaatttatagagaaaaaagttaccgttacactacaaacaaaaaatgttaccgtttgagagaagacaaaaaaagttaccgttagagaaaagacaaaaaatattaccgttgaaaaaatgacaaaaaatgttaccgttgtaaaaaggacaaaaaatatgACCGTTGGAGAAAGGACAGGTAATATTaccgttacaaccaatttaaaaaaataaaacatcaatacgtgactacggatcctcattaatctttaattgataaagagtactcttctaaataaaatttccatcacgttagaaaatgcattaatttattaataaaatttactatttttataatacgattaatgatttgaaaaaatactgtattgggtagtcaaaatcatataaatatttagtagaaagtgatatttgaaaaaaagataataagagaaaagagttagtagttaggattgtaaatggaagagagagaataaagtaataaaaaaagaaaagagaaatattatttaatagaatagagatagggatgaggAATGAGATGTAtaaggtttttagaagatgaataaaatttaaggataaatttgaggaaatgtgattttgagttcaATTATAGGGATGGGAATGGGAAACCGGATGGAGATGCTCTAAGGAGCGGATTCGTTAGCCGAGTAGATTGTCGGGTCCACACGTAATACCCAATCAGAATTATTCTCATTGTCGATAATACCCTTCCCCGTTGTCAAAATATAATTACTCcttatttagaaattttattaatataaatttataaattaattttacattatatctattattatagCACTTCTCGAATAATTAACTCTGACTTTCCACGATGCCTAAAGATGTACTTTTTAACTAGTTTCAGCTCTCAAGTGGTTATTATAAGATCACAGTTAGAAGTAACCATGTTTTCTAttgcaattaaaaaaatgaagatcAGTTTAAGTTTTACCAACCTTAGTTTTGGTATGGTTTTCTTTGAAAGTGGTGTTATTTAAGGaaatataaactaaatattCGAATACGTACTCTTTGTACGttgggttttttttattattatttgaaggCTTTGAGGTTTTTGTACTTTAATGTTAGTTTTCAACGAATATATGAATGAGTATTGCTACCATATCACCTTAGTTATATTGCTTATTTTGTTCTATTAACGTGGCACGGTGTCAcgtagtgtgtatatatatatattcaaaacaaaatagataattctgaaaatacaaaaaatgaaCTACCAAAATCTTAGGTTTCAtctatctattttatatttgtattttaattttttttatttaataaatcatGTGATACTACATCAATAAAAGCAAAATGAGCGAAATAACTCAGGACAACATAATTGCATTCCTCTGTCAAAATTGTAGGGTGGAAAATCCGTTCACCCGATCAACGAGAGTGGACTCAAGCGAGGGAAGACAAATTGTCAAATACCAGCGCTGAGGGCGGTTAGCAGCCTCAATAATAAGAATTAAATTCGTATTTTCCTTTGGGTAAAGAAATGGGACGTTTGAACTTTCTTCCTTTGTAAGGTAAGGATACAACGCCACTATAATTTATCACATTGATTGAGGGCGTTCAAGTAAACTCGTGTTGGCAGCACGTGAAAACATGCATAAGCATTAAGCACCGACCTTGGAAACTTCAAGAATTTCTAGGCATGTGAAAGGCGTGGTGATtggtagaaaaataaataaataaatctcataaCCACGAAGGTTAATTAGATGCCCATATTCTCTTCAAAAAAGAAGATGCCTGTCTTAAACAATGACCAAAGGCGCTCTTTTGGGTCAACACGCTTCACCCTTTGCGAAACTTAATACAATCACATTGGTAATTCctttcaaaatatgtgtagaTGAATAATACTACAGAcaccattatttttttatttttatagttatatcttgataaagaaatatttttttattaaataaattttaaaataattataaaaattctctCCATTCAAAATAAAGTCGAAATCGAGTCCTTTGACACGACATCAACTGACACGACATCAACGTGCTGGCATAGTGAAAAAAAGTACTAACAAGATGCTGGCCGAGGCACAGAAGATGATCTCCTAACAAATTATTCAATACCAAACACGAttgatttctttaattaatagtTGATTATGGCATTGTTTGCGATACAACGCCACGTGGGCTGGGATGTGTGTTACTGTTGCAGTAATGAATTTGTATGTATTTCATTGATTCAAATGATGCTATTATAGGATTGCCTTTTATAGACATGAGCTACAGCAAATAGAATATTTTAGAGCTAATGCTATGTTCTGTTTTGTACAGAGGCTAAGGAGCACTACGCTTGCATGCCATGTATGTATTACAGAGTTTGTTACATGGAGCTGCTCAAATCCTTTTGTTGTTAGTTTGGAAAATTGAAAGTCTATTTCAGTGTGTTTAGTTCGTGCGTGGAATACAGAATTAGAGGAAAGGTAGGTAGCACTCATATTGTTACAATAAAGGAGGGCAGCACATGTTAGATTTACTTACCCCAAGGTCACAGCAAAGATGTTGCAACCATATGATTTCAGCTGTGGTGTTTGCAACAACCTTAAACTCTGCCTCTGATGATGAACGAGTGAACATCGATTGCTTCTTGGATGACCTGAATGTGAGGTTGTATCCAAGAAAGATAAAGTAGCTATTAGTCGACCCATGATTGTATGGACACCCTGTCCAATTGGTGTCGGAAAATGTAGTGATTTTGGAGGTGGGTGATGATGACAATTGCAAGCCAACAATTGAAGTATGTTTGAGATATATGAGGATGCACTTCACTACTTTCTAGTAGGGGACCTAAGGGGTATGCATAAATTGGTAGACTTTGCCAATGGCAAAGGCAATGTCTGGCCGTGTGAATGATAAATACTATAAGGAGTCCATAAATTGCCTTGTTTAACCTGCAAATGTGAGAGGATAATGGGGATGTGAGAACCTAGGGGGTTGAGCCATAAAAAGGGTCTCATGCAGTGGTCCATGCAGAAAGGCGTTTGCACATCAAATTGTTGAATTGACCAATTTTGAGAAATGGCGAGGGCAAGGACAGTGCGAACTGTGGTAGCCTTAACCACAATGCTGAAAGTCTCTTTGAAGTTGATCCTGAACTATTGAAGGAATTCCTTAGCAATGAGGCTTATTTTTCGACATTCAATCGAGCTGTTGGCAAGCCTCTTAGTCCTAAATACCCATTTACATGTGATAGTATTTGGAGCTTGCAAAGCTAGTACTAAAGACCAGGTTTGATTAGCAAGTAGGGCATAAAATTTCTTAGCCATGGCATCACACCACTTGGGGTACTAATTGGCAATAGTATAAATGGTTAGTGTTTCAGAAACAAAGTTGAGGTTTGTGACAATGACTTGTGGTAAAGGCCATTGGATGGTGCCATCACGAAATCGTCTTGGACGGAGGGAGTTGGTGCGTGAACGAATGATCATCGAGTGTGCATGCTACTGAGATGGTGGTGGAGACGTGCTATGCTGAGGAGATGAAGAAGTTGGGGACGAGGGAGGAGGACCAAGAATAGAGGATGAAGAATGAGAAATAACTGTTGgaggatttgaaaagaaatgaggaagGGCGACATGAGTGGGCTTATTGGGAATTTTGGGCTTAGGAAGAGTCAAATAAGGGAAACTGACCTTATTAAATTTTACATCTTTAGAAATGAATGTGCGGCCCGTGGAAATATGGTGACAAATGAAACCTTTGTGAGTTGGGCTTAAGCAAAAGCATGCATGATAGGGAACGAAAAGAGAATTTGTGTAGATTGTAGGCAATGATTAAGGGCCAACATTTTGACCCAAAGACATGTAGTGTAGATTAATTAGGATGAGCTTTGTGCAGTAACAGATAGGGGGAAGAATTGTTTAATGTAGATGAGGCTGATATGTTAACTAAATATACTGCATGAAGAAAGGCATTGAGCCAAAAATGGAGAGTGAGGAGTGTGCAAGTAGATCAAGGCCCGTGTCAACAATGCGACGGTGCTTGCGTGCAACAATACCATTTTGTATGGGGATATGTAATTCTATGGGTGATGCCACATGAGTCTAAGTAATGAGAAAATGGCCAAAATTCTTGCCCCCAATCCAATTGAAATTGCTTAATTTTTGTGTTAAATTGAAGTTCAAcattatttctaaattttacaAGTGTATTGAAGGCTTGAGATTTTGATTTTAACAGAAACAACCAAGTATACCGTGAGAAGTCGtccacaaatataatataaaacttgcAATGATTAGTGAAAAGCATAAGGGGAAGGCCCCCataaatcaaaaaatataaGTTGAAAAGGAGCATTGGATTTATGTAGACATTTATAAGTTAGAAACTGATGGTGTTTATCCTAAGCACATGCATTACAAAAAGGAGTTACAGTATACTGATAAGGTAAATTATGTTGCTGAAGGATATAGGTAATAAGTTTGATGGAAGGATGGCCAAGTCTTGAGTGCCATAGAGGAACCGAGAGAAGATTGGTTTGAGCTGATGGTGATGGAGCCAATTGTGAGAAGGAGTATAAACCATCATTTGTTGTCTCGTGAAGAAGCATCTTCCCCAATTTGCAGTCCTTAACATAGAAAGAGTTAGTAAAGAATTGGAAGAAAACGTCATTGTCAAAACATAATTGATAGACTGATATAAGATTCTTTTAAAAAGAAGGGAcacaaagaattttattaagtaaaaacTAAAAGGAAGAGGATGAGAAATAAACAGAATTAGAGTGTGAGATGGGCACAGTTGATCCATCACTAACGTGAAGCTGCTCATCCCCACGGTACTCAATAGCATGCAAATTGAGGTTGCCTAGATCACTAGTTATATGGTTTATGGTAGCTATATTAGGACACCAGGTGATATCTAAGGGGTAACTTAAGGAAAAACTTGCAAAAATGGGTGGGGCAGCACTATAGGCTTGGTTGAATCGGTAAAGGCAAGTAAGGGCATAGTGGCCTTGGTGATTGCAAACTTGACAAACCAAATGCTGATCAGTAGGAGAAAAGGAATGTTGACTAGTGTTACCTGTAGTGCTAGCACGACCACGATGTGATTAAAAACAACCACCATTGCATCCATATATGAACTTTGACCACTACGAGGCCCTCGGCCAATTGAAGTAAGGGAAGAGTTTGTTGTAAGATTGGCAAAAGCTTCCATAGGGAAGGTACACATATCTAAGTGATGAAGCAAATGTGCTTCATGGGCCAGTAAGTGGCCAAGCAGTTCCATAGGAGAAATGGGTTCAAGCTGAGTAGTGACAAAAGAAACAAGGGCATCATAATTCAAGCCAAGGCAAGTGAAAAGGTAAGGAACAAACTCGGCAGGAGGTAAAGGTCGACCAAATGCAGCCATGAAAGCCAGACGGCTCGAGCAGAATCACAACCAACCACTTGGGAGATGAGGTAGTCagagagggaagaaatgagggcGGACATAACTAGCTGGTCCTATTGGAACCATATATCGTGAGCAAGGTTTGGGGTGTTATCATCGAGCTCAAGTTTGGGTGAAGGGCAGGTACCATCAACGTACCTATAAAGGCATTGGCCACAAAAGTAAGATACTAGTTGCACCTTCCATAACAAGTAGTTATCAGCGGTGAGCTTGAAAGAAATGGCGTGAGAGAAGTTTGGGTGAGGAAGGGTGGGAGAAGTGGAATCACATGCGGAAGCCATGGACGTTTAGTCCTTTAggtctctgataccatgttgcaGTTATGAATTTGTATGTATTTCATTGATTCAAATAATGCTAATACATGATGGCCTTTTTATAGATATGAGCTACAACTAGGGGAGTTCACCGACCTGGAAATACCAAtttccgacccgacccgaataTGTTTCATACCAATTAGGAGATTACCAATTACCCGAATTCTTCTTCTTATTGGGAGCATCGACTTGGCTGGCTAAACTTTGGGCCCTCTCTAAGACCACTGCCCAGTACTCAAATGAGTTTCAAGAATTCAATCCAAGCAAgcaaaagaaattgaaatgaaCCTGCATACAGATCACCCACTTCTCTACTTCCACCTTCTGTTAGGATTCTCTTTCACGTGGGTTAGGGTTTGACTGCCACTATATCCACCTTGCCTCGCGCTGCTCCACCGCTTTGTCCTCCATCTAAGCTGGCGTTTGACATTATATTATACATTTACAGATTTCGGGTTTTGAAGAGCAAAAATAGGGGAAAAAACTATAAACAGAAGAGAGCCTGCAAGACCTCCCTCCACCTCCACAAACTCCACGCCCACATCATCCACAAAGGCCTCGAGCAAGACCACTTCGTTGTCACCCTTTTCGTCTCCCTCTCCTACTCCCTCTCCACCATCTCCTACTCTACCAGCATCTTTAATCGTGTTCTCAGGCCCAGTAACTTTCTCTGGAACTCATGGGTTTATACGTCGTTTCATTTATCATCCAAGAGCTCTCCTTCAAGGCTCCGATGGAATTCTTCATGGGTTGTCGGTTTGCGTGCGACACTCGAATGCAACCTGAATGCTGCAAAATATGATGATAGCAGAGAAAAATAGAGTACATCGACTACCCAAAAGGAAAacccaaaaatacaaaaaagaaataaacaaagaaGATGCTTAAATCAGGTAACGGGTAATACTCGTTTCTGATTTTAATCACAAATGGTTCGGA
Coding sequences within it:
- the LOC122300102 gene encoding uncharacterized protein LOC122300102, whose product is MARTFFCKLLTYVFSEDDSDVHTDEVNGQSSRQRDNRHPRKFIQRDHAQGHERLFRDYFAENPESTAMESLKRFSETIVNVFSDEYLRSSNANDIARLLLVGEQRGFPGMLGSIDCMHWKWKNCPAAWKGMYSGHIHEPTIILEAVASYDLWIWHAFFGMPGSHNDINVLERSFIFTELAQGPAPAVNYTINGNDYTMGYYLADGIYPKWRTFVKTIPSPRGNKKKNFVKAQESARKDVERAFSSVSSSSLKGFKKTYYGKSDAHTFI
- the LOC122275208 gene encoding uncharacterized protein LOC122275208 — protein: MAAFGRPLPPAEFVPYLFTCLGLNYDALVSFVTTQLEPISPMELLGHLLAHEAHLLHHLDMCTFPMEAFANLTTNSSLTSIGRGPRSGQSSYMDAMVVVFNHIVVVLALQDCKLGKMLLHETTNDGLYSFSQLAPSPSAQTNLLSVPLWHSRLGHPSIKLITYILQQHNLPYQYTVTPFCNACA